The nucleotide window CAATTTTTAAGGATCAAATTGAAGAGGGCGCGCAACTTATGTTATGGAGAAATTCATGGTTGCCCAAAATGATCCTACCTCCAAAACAACCGATCATAAGAATAAGTTGAGCTTTATGGCagaaatcaattttttcaagGTTAATGCTGCAGAAATCCCAGAAAGAGTTTTCAACTTGTGCCTTTCCTTGATATCTTAGCTGCCCATAGGGAGGACCGTTTGCTTGGtagttttctatatttttttaattcaattttctagactttcttttagttttatcaGATGTCATTTACCTATAGTTTGAATGTATTCAATAGATGTGATTGGTCTTTGTGTTTCTGAATAATTCTAATTGCAACAACTTTGTTGAATTAGAGTTTGCCATATTTCAtgagtttcttttttattttgcactTCAATGGAGTCATGTTTTTCCCCTCAACTTATGGtgatttgtttatatttcatgGAATTCAGGCAAAGCTAAGAGAGGTTCCATCTTTGGAGGGACATGTTCTTTTGAAGaagcaaagagatgcattagaaTATTTGAAAGGCCGTTTTACAGGAAGAAATAAAGAGGATGTGGCAAATTCTATCTCTATGGTTTGTTATTTTATACTACTCCATGCTCTTGAGTCTTGTGTACTTTACTTTGTTCATTGTTTGAATTCGTATTTCTGTTCATTCCCTGTGGTgaccgaaaaaaaaaatcgaatctTCCTGATTTTTTGAGTTTCTAGGCTCGCTCTTTTCGAgaatatcaattttttctttatattcacATATTTCAGTGACTCTATTTCAAAGTGCATTACAAAAATTCTTATTCCTCTTAATCAATCCATGTTACTCCATAATTAACAATATATTATTCACAGGTGGAAGCTTTAGCCGTTAAGTTGACTCAGAAGAATGAAGGAGAATTGATTCAAGAGAAGTTCAAAGTGAAAAAGCTTTTGAATTTTCTCAAACAGGTCTTATTTGACACCTAAACCTTTATTTTTCTAAAGGAATATATAGAATATGCGTCAAAACATTaagattattatttatttttttctgaaaaagaaatgtGATTCCATCTTTGTGCTATAGGCTTCTGAAGATGCTAAAAAGTTGGTTAATCAAGAGCAGTCTTTTGCTTGTGCCGAAATCGAGAATGCTAGAGCAGTGGTGCTGAGATTTGGGGAGGcacttgaagaagaaaaagttacacaagcttctaaaaaaatcaaaatcttaatattaattaaatcatcccaaacatcaaaatagaattcaataaataaggtaAAACATTTCATTACCTGAAATTTCCTATAGATTATAATCAGAATCAGtttcatcttcactttcaaGATCGTTATCACTTTGTGGCAAAAAGACTTGCGAAACAGGTTCACTAACCAAATCTTGCATAACCATCTTTGACAGATCACCATGACATCCTATATTGCCCACCAGATTTTTTTCAGGCTGACAAATGCTTTGAGATTCATCAAATGCATAAGGTTGAGATTGCATTGGAGCTGACAAAGTCTCTTCAACAAAACAACTTCCATTAACATTTTTCCTGCGATGGTCGGAACTTCTCTTTTCACGATGTTCCACAACTTCAATCTCATGCGAGTGTTTTCGTTTCAGACTACCTACATTATTACCATAAATTGTTTGAGTGAGAGACTTGAGCCTAACCTATCAGCATAAATTATACAGTGAGTTACCTTGATTGGATTCTAAGAACTGAGAGACAATTTGCTCAAAATCCATTGCTTTTGACGCTGAACAAATATCTAAGGATGACTTTAGAAGATGCCGAGACACACAAGACATATAATTGCAAGGTTAGAACTGCTTGCAGGAGGAATGCTGAGAAATCTTTGGGTGGTGAATGGTTTGACTTCGTCATAGACCGCGGCTTAAAAGAGAATGACTTATTGAAGATGATCAGGTCATTTTGGAAATGTAATTTTATAATCCATAATGCACGAGTACTTTAAAATCTGTGTTGCAAAGCTTTTTAGCGTATTAACAAATCTGTGTTTGCTTGCAATAATCCATTCctctataacaaaaaatttcgaaaaaaggtcattcaacccgtgcgaagcacgggtttgtaactaattaattaaaaaaataataaaactaattaaatatagTCATGTGACCAAAAGCAGTGTGTAGTCTGAATTGTGAAATGAAGAAAGGTTagagtaataaaataataatacatatgCAGAAAGTGTTGAATTCAACTCAACAACTAATATAACTACTaacatttgccattaaaaaaaaaaattatgtgatttgaacaatcaaatttaaataactttttaattgATTGACACAGTTCAAATACATGGTTAATTAATCATGTTTAATGAATGATTAATTGATATACTAGATGTGGAAACTTATAAACCATCAACGAATTTCATTAACTATAAATTTAGATGTGGTAAACAATAATTACATATGTCAAATTTACATGCATGTGAACACctgaaaattaagtttaaaCTAGATTGAGACATGTGCGTTGCGCGGCCGAAATAATCGGTTTTTGTGTATCATATTTGAAAGTGATATAGTATATGTTGGAGATTAATGTTGGACTAACTCTAAGTTTTTCTTTGGTTTCTTGACAACTCAATGAAATGGGACAAACCAAGTATGAAATTAGAATCAATGGTTCAAAGGGCAATAGccttaaataattgaaagaaaaagctGATTTTTAACCTAAACATTTATAGGGCATtcatgtttttaataaaaatatgacaaGACTAAATTCTGTAAACATAATAATCTTGTTAGGAAGGCTTGTGCATGAATTGTTTAGTCGTGGAAGTTGAACTATGGTTCAAgccaattattttaatgttctACTGAGTAACTGTTCTAATATTCCACCAAGCAGTAGTTTTAATCAAGTTTATATCTTACAATCAATAGAAggtctttttagtttttagaaAGTAATGGAAAGGACTTCAAACAACTTCGAATATTTCTTTTGTTGCTGAATTTAAACCATAAAATTACTAACAATGACTGTATGTGCAACTTTAATACATTTAGAGACTATGAATAACGGTGCATCACACTTTGAGTGACCAAAATGGATGTTTGCTGTGAATTGTTAGGTGTCCAAGACTTCTATCtgcaattaaatttttaatttttgaagtaAAAGCATAACTGTAATCAATTTTCAAGTATAACTACATTTGACTATTAGAAAAACGATTTTCAAGAATATCGATCAAATGCATTGTAGTTGGATTATACTTTACATAACTATTTTCCGTTTACAGTAATGAAGTactaaattttcaataaaatacctCAATGGTGGAACCTCAACCGTGAATTTTTTAATTGGTCTTtctctgaattttttattactaaGGACAATTCCAAACATTGCATATATAGGACTTGCATGTTGCAACACATTATTTTTGGTATCAGATTTTGACAATGAGTTAAGAATGTCTCTAAGAAATGAGATATTTTTGTTTCCATCCAACCTGCgagattttcaaattttagagTAATGACCCAATTTGATCCCTCACAATTTTCTCGTGGTCCAATTTAATCCTTGCCAAAGATTAAATCCAATTTATTCATAGGACAAATTGGTGTTGGACTCTTTACAACATATAGACTAATTTTTCAACGAAATGAAAATGTCGTGAATtacttttgtattattttttgttgagacTAAATTGAGCCGTGAGAAAGTTGTGAAGGATCAAATTAGTTCTTCATGAGACAACATACCAAATAACAAAACATATTAAGCACATACGAAATGCTTGAGAAACATTTGTTGATAGTAGAGATAAAAATTCAGAATGATAGAAAATTGAAGTAGAAAGAAACCTTGCATGATTGAGGAAGATTGCAGATTGTCATGCTGCCATTATCAGGGCTGTCATTGAAATGAAAATGCTCCTACAGGAATAAAAAGAATCTAATAACTTAGTGAAGAACAAAACAAATCttatatttgtcattttaacAGGAATTTACACCTTAACGTATTACAAAAATCTTGATAAACGCACTGAAATCTGAAGATATGCCTGCATTTTTTAATTGCTTATGAAGTTATTCACCTGCTCCATCATTTTCATCCTGAAAGTTAAAATCTAGAAACAATGTGAAAGGCAAGTCATTACTATCATAGATACCAACTCTCTCATATCCTACAGTTAATTGATCTGAAAGATTGATCGAATTTGAAACTGGCTTAGGCTTGCGGTATGCCGGAGTTATGAGGAACAGAGTTGTCGGCTAATACATAACCAGCTTGGAGAACATCTTTGCTACTGTCGTCATTGACATTGTAGATATTGTGAGATATTCGTTATAAACGATGGACGCGCAAGACATCATTGGATTGAGCATTGGTTGTGGAAAATCGCACTCAGAGGGATAAGGATAAAAGAATCACATGCAGAAGACATACAATAAAAATGTATGAGCCTATAGATGCAATGGATGTGAAATGTTGTGTGTAAGGTGCACAACCTACATGGCTTTTGTACGATAGAATTGACTAGCACTTAACTAGTCTAAGCACCCGTGCGATGCATGGATAAAGTTAGCGGTTGCAACTTGCTCCTTGAATTTGCCAGCTTCATTCATAGGGCAGTGagtatcaaaatttaatttttcaaaatagatAAATCGTTTCTCATTTTGCTTATGTCTAGAGTGGAATGTTATTCATATTATGCATATTTGTCCTATGACCGTTTAGGCTTGGAATCACtttgtatataaaaatggaAGCATATTGTTTAACGATTAATATTAGTATCGTTTATAATTGTTGGTATATTACGTGGACCTAAAAGCATACTGAAGGTATTATTGACAAAACAATCTATACTgcattgtcctcgtgagcttagctcaattggtatggacaatgcataatatacgcaaggtccggggttcaaaccccggccaccacaaaagaaaaatagtcTATACTGCattgaatttcaaaaaagactagaaaatagaaacaaatttGTATTACAAAATTGACaagtaaaaaagaaagaggaataaaaaaaattacactacaTATCATATGTAAAACATGCACTTTTCACACTTGTCATTCAATGCATAGCATTACCAACAAAAACCCTTCATTCATCTCCTTTGGTCACCCTTTACTGAACTGAGTCCAAATTTAATGCATTCTTGAAGCTGCAGATGGTACAAGTTTTAATAAGAAACtcataaagaaaacaataaataacaaacTATTTAAGCAAATGCCAGAAGATTTTGGCTAACAACAATAGTAAGTTCTGCTGTTCCATTATGTTAAGTCAGacttaaattttcataaaaataaagagaCCCACCTTCTTGCAAATCCAGTCTGGCGCAATCTTTTCCAAAATCTCGATCTGTTCTTCAGCTTATCCTATTGGGAGGACATAATTAATTAGCTACATTGTTTAttactaaaaaaactatttactATGCTTAAAAAATAACCATGCACTACATTATAGTAAATAGAATTAGAACATACTAATATCAGCATAATCTAAATAGTTAATCATTATTACAGGAAGAAAGCTTTATGAcaaattcggtaaaatgaatgaTATAGTTACTTCAACTTCCTGAGTGAAAACAATATTAGCATCATTCTCTGGGTCATTTTTTGGATCATTCTCTGGGTTAGTGAATCGAATATCATTCTCTGagtttttattctctttcaatACATGGATTCCGCTATACATGAACGGGAATCCAAAGTCAACCTCTGCATGGTTCCACTTATTTTCTAATAAGACATTCTCTGAGTTAATCATTGATTTCACATTCGAATTGAGTTTTAATGTGAGCGTGAAATTGGAGAAATATAGAATGAACTTGAGATTTATTTTGTACTGGAAAAGTCCACAGAAAATTCGTGAAATCAtctaaaaataatacataataatgATGTCCTCCTGAACTAAGAACAGGGGATGTCCAAACATCGCTATGCACAATATCAAAAGACATTAAAGTATGAGACAAAGAATTAGAAAAagacaattttatttgtttcccAAGTGGacaagaatgagaaaaaaatttgttccgAAACTTATTACATATAAGAAAATTGTTTCGATGTAGAGAATCTAAGACTTGTGCTATAGGGTGTCCTAAAGGGTTGTGCCATACTTCATTAGATAATGTGGCAAACGTAGATGGTGGATGGGCTGAAGTGTAAGGTCAGGTGGTAAGTGGGTAGAGGTCGCCGGAACTGTTACATCTCATTAAAGGCATTCTTGTCTGAAAATCATTCACAGAGAAACCCAAGGGGTCAAATTCAACGGAAACATCATTATCAATGGTAAATTTTCTAACAGAGACAAGATCTTTTATCAATTTAGGGGCATGTAAAACATTTTGTAAATTGAAAGAGTTTGGAGAGGTAGGTAATGATGCATGTCCATAACCGATAACGGGAATATTATGACCACTACCAACAGTAATATTGTTGCTCGTATTGAAATAAGACATAAGATTACCTCCGTTCTCCGTCATATGCGATGTAGCCCTGGTGTCCATATACCATTGATCATCTGGAGGAGAAATAGAGAAGGTATGCATAGCAGCTTGAATGTCCGTTGGAGCATATGAAGAGGATCCTTGGTGACTGGCCTGGTACGGTGTAGTGCTTGCTACATGAGCCTCATGAGTTGGCTTTTGACCAAGAATACCAGCTTGCTTGTTCGAGTTTCCCGTTGTAGGGTACGGACCAAGGTTGCTGCCACGGTGGAAAATTCCATTGTTGATTTTGGTTATGATATGGTGGATAAGCCCATTGTGGTTGTTGATGTTGGTACAATGgtaaaccggcttgtaaggtgaggattgcctcctctttataaactttcATCAAGAGTCTTaaatccgatgtgggacttaagTTTTTCCTAATACACCCCCCTCACGCCCaacactctttgggcttggtgcgtgaataggtaagtggcccttgaattcgacaagctctgataccatgttggaAGGAGAGGAATATGATAGAGGGATGAATATTGGCCGTGCCTTTTCATTGATATTCGTGCTGTATATATACATCATGTGTGCTCTAATAATTCTCAACAACTAATGAATATCCCTAATAATTCTCAACAAACTAATCAGTAATTATTTACAACAATCTCTAATAATATTCTTTCTATATTTACATACTctaataaaaacttatcttctccttcttcttctctatgaAAACTCTCTAATATTTCTCAATTTACTCTTCAGATTACCGGATCTCATTCAATTATTGAgttttgttacactttttaaaatataaaagaataaaaactagaCATATGAGTGCGGCGTTGTGTTGCTCCTCGTCttatatgacattttttttatttcatatctTGTTGCGGTGTTTATTTTGTAGATATTGAAAGATCAACTTTAGTTAATCAATTGTAGATTCAATCAATGAcgtgggcgtcaacgttgcagatccggaagctagagtattctggtgatttagatcttatcatattatttataggcattttgtcgttgtaatatgttattaacttggttgttgtgagtttgttctcaaattcaccctttacgtttttagcgatattGATGATGTTATTGTATCCAGGGGCGGTTTCACCGTCCGACGATCCCGGGCGGTTGCCCGGGCTCAatcgataatttttgcacattagacCCAACCAAAAAGTTCATTAACACATTTAcagaaagaaaaatttgggcaatctgAAAATTCTTACACGCAAATAGGTCTcggaattttatttagcacactagtGCCGgattcatctctcttattttaacaggttaattgttcaaattgaccctgtaatatactttatgtctgaaaaatgacccaataaaatataaaacatatattctagcattgtaacttgaatttcttcttattttttaccaccctataatatatgtgtagtctaaaaatgtgacctacaggttgaattttttcactatttttttcatacatgtttagcacgttaaaatatagctttacacaaaaaaattaaatttcttcgactagggataaattaattatgaatttttattcactcataattatgaatttcttaaactaacttataattaatttgtatctcgtttaaaaactacaaaatttcattgtgaatGTTCTTATCATGTTCCaatcatgcctacaaaattagggaattaaatttgacttgtgagtatacacttacgcggaacaaaatttcaattttgcatgttttggttgaaaaatcaaaataaataaacgacttcgaaatgctatgaaactttacagattctttttatgtatttttatagatgtctctgcaaataatgagctcaaaattcgatttataggtcgagattgccgttgttttgttttttgagcttttgacactttaaaaattcacaATTAGTTTGTCGTTTgtctaaaatttataatttttttgtgtaaagccaTAACTCGCCTCtaagaaatcatgaaaaaaattcaatctctcggtTGTTTTTTTGGACTTCTCGTATACTacaggttataaataataaaaatcctGAATTATATGGTCAGAATACATGTGATTTAATTTACAaggtcaattttcagacttcacgtatattacatggtcaatctcaattaataaccctattttaaattgtacttttgttgacaaaatgataaacctcttttatttcgatttttttgaggaaaaaaaaattaaaaaaaaatttgatttatgactGTTTATATATTGTCACATGTGAAGTTGCAATAAATTTTTCGCCCGggctccataaatttcctggctccgccactgattgtatctgatgtattctatcaatttgaatgaatgaatattgttttgcctttgtcaaaataaaaaactacacATATGTATGTAcgtgtttgttacatatttttaatatttaaatttattattatctatttgttatatatgtgttatttgaattaaaagagaaaaagacaGCTTAAAAGAGCTGAAaggattattttctttatataataataataataataataataataataataataataataataataaataaaagttatttatagtttctatattttttgacaagtttaaaatttggcttaattgctattttagtcccttaactaattatttggtatcggtttggtcccataactaaaaaaaagtccGTTTTGGTATTTTAACTTTTGTTCCGTTACATGTTTTGGTCCCATCTGTTACTTTTAATTCAATTCCGTCAAGTGTGAGCATAGGTGGCATTTAAGGGCTGACTTGGCATACATTTAGATGATGAGATGGCATAAGTAACACTTTTAGGACATTTTAGAGAGATAATAATCATCTAGAGAgagaagtagaagaagaaaCGTTTTGCTTTGGCTGAGTTTTCacgcgaagaagaagaagacgaaATCGAAGGAACACAATCTCGCCGACGACATCaggtttgttttttttcttcttcatctgttATTTGTTTCATCGATGGGTTAAATTTTTTTGGCTTCAATGTTACTATTTTTGGGTTAGGGTTTATGAAAAGTGGTTTCTGGTTTTAGGGCGTTTTGTTTCTGGTTTatggttttagggtttaatgttgGTATAGGGTTTCAATAAATGCAAATTTTAAACCTTTGTTgtgtattgttgttgttttagggttttttgtGAATATTAAATTGAAGTGGTCCAGGTTTTTTTGATATTCGTGTATGTTTGTTTATTAGGATTCGTGGGTGAGTGTTCATGGAGGATAAGTTCGCGGTGGTCTGTCACTATGGTGGTGCTTTTGATGGTTTCAACCATAATGGATATTATGGTCTTGAGAGCACTTGGTTATGTGATCCAGATTACTGGAGCTACTTTGATATCATAGGTAATCTAGATGTTTTAGGTTATAAGGAAGAAGCTATTGAATCTATCTGGTTTTATGAACCATACATGGCTGATGAAATGGTGCTATTGGATAATGATAATCGTGCAAGGAGGGTTAAAGCTATAGCACACAGTGATGGACAAGCACATATCTATATTGTTCACAAAATATCACAACCAGATATTGTTGAGATGATAGAGTATTATGGTTTAGGTGAATACAATATGACTGGTGAGGATGGTCCTAGTGATAATGCAGGTCCCACTGTTGATGAAGCTTCAAATGATGTGGCAGAGGCTAATGTAGGGGTGGGGCCCACTGAAGTTGAAGATGAAGTAGAAAAAGCTGGTGATGATGTTGGGGAAAGTGGGCCATCTGTTGGTGAAGAAGTAACTGGACCGGATGTGAGTGAAAATCAATTTGGGCCAACTGTTGGTGAAGAGGAAAGTGGGCAAGATGTGGGTGAAAAAGTATTAGAAAAGGAAGTTGGGGTAGGGGATAATGTAGAGGTGGAGCCCACTAAagttgaaagagaaaatgaaacatTTGGGCCCACTGTTGTTGAAGTGGAAGTAGAAAAAGCTGGTGATGATGTTGGGGGAAGTGGGCCATCTGTTGGTGAAGAAGTAATTGGGCCAGATGTGAGTGAAAATGTATTAGAACCAACTGTTGGTGAAGAGGGAAGTGGGCAAGATGTGGGTGAAAATGTATTAGAAAAGGAAGTTTTTGGTGTTGGTAAGAAAAATGACAAAGTTACTAGTGTTGGTAAGAAAAATGACAAAGGTAAGGAGCCTGCTgtagaggaagaagatgaaatttGTTTTGAGTTATATGAGGATAGTGATGTTGAGAGTGTTCAAGATGTACGTTTTGTTGATGAAGACATGGAATGCATGCTTAATGACTGCTTTGGTTATGGTGAGGGAGTTAATGATGATGAGGGAGGTTATGGTGATGAGAGAGGTAATGATAATGAGGGAGCCAATCATGTTGACAACAACGTTTCAGCAGGTATGTTacaaaccccccccccccccccccctaatgcagaaaataatattataaagaaGTCCCTCTGTTTATATGTTGTtaatgtatgatgtttatgcAGGGAATAATGATGTTGAGGAACATGCTACAGAACCACCAAGGAAGAAGAGGGGTAGACCAAGGAAGCAGCCTGTTGATCCAGTTGCTACTGATGGAGCAGAAAAATTTGTGCCTGAAGCTAATCAAAATGAGAGTAGTAGTGGTACTGATGATGAACTGATTATTGAGGAAGGGTCTGGTCAGGCAAATATGGTAGAAGATAAAGGTTTCGAAGATGCTGAGGAGTATAATTCTGAAGAGCTTGATAGTGGAAGTGACAGTGATGGGGAATGTGAATTTCAAGGCAAGTTTCCTACATTCAAACAACCAAAGAAGATGTTAGATTATAAGTGGGAGGTAGGTACATATTTTGGTACCAAATCAGAATTTCAACATGCTATGAGGACATATGCAATTCATTCTGGTAGGGAAATCAAGTTTGTGAAGAATGACAAATTGAGGATGAGGTTGGAATGCAGAGGCAGAGGCAACTGTGAATGGAAGGCTTTCTGTGCCAAAATACGAAATGAGGCAACTTGGCAGCTGAGGCAAGTTGGTCCTAACCATACATGTAGTAGGGGTAACAAGGTGAAATTTCTGAATTCTAAGTGGCTTGGTACAAAACTTCAGCCTAATGTGAGGGAAAACCCAACTGTGA belongs to Medicago truncatula cultivar Jemalong A17 chromosome 6, MtrunA17r5.0-ANR, whole genome shotgun sequence and includes:
- the LOC11417292 gene encoding stomatal closure-related actin-binding protein 3, with product MSFFFILHFNGVMFFPSTYGDLFIFHGIQAKLREVPSLEGHVLLKKQRDALEYLKGRFTGRNKEDVANSISMVEALAVKLTQKNEGELIQEKFKVKKLLNFLKQASEDAKKLVNQEQSFACAEIENARAVVLRFGEALEEEKADKCFEIHQMHKVEIALELTKSLQQNNFH